The window ATCCATGACCATCGTATTACATCCATGGCTAAGTGGATATTAACTAGAATCACCACTGAAATGATCCATAGATCTCCTATGCTAGATGCATCCAGAGTGCTGTGCCTATAAGCGAGGAAAGGAACATAGAACGTAGCAGCACTTTGCCACACAGTATCCATCATTGTAAGCCAGAACAATCTCTGATTGTAGCACTCTTCTCTCTGGCCAGGTCCATATAGTTGAGGATATTTCATCAGGGTCTCCCTACCCAAGTCTTTATCAAGAATCCCAACAACAATTGTAGGCAAGGAAGTATAGATAATAGAATACAACACACTATTCCATTCATTGATTGCAGTGGTTAACGTGAAGGCAGTGTAAAGCACATACCTGAGACAAAAGGGCAAAATCTGTCAGCTGCTATTATGTATTTGAAGCATAAAAGCATAATCATAAATGTAACGCAAAAGGAATTCTCTTCATTATGAATAATTATCCCCATGATTTTCTGTTGTTGTCCAAAAGCCCACAAGATGTGATGACTGGATGCATCTCTCTAAAAATTGCAGCTGTATTCAGATTCTACAACCTTAGTGTAGTCATCACATAACATTCGATGATTTATTGGAAGGTTAGGTTCAATCAATTGTAATGACCAACCATAAAGAAACCAATGGAACTCCATTGGTTACATGGCCTGGACAAGAAAGCCAACCCATTGAATAACAGAACAATGGAATATGCATCTCTGAGAACAATGAAATCCCATCCTGATAATCGTGAAAGAActacagaaaagaaaaagatacagCCATGTTTATCAATAATGAAAATACTCACCAAAACAGGACAAGAACATAAACTGCATTTTTATAGAAGTTGTATAATATCATGTAGCCCATACGCTGATAATTCCAATGTCCGTGGACCAATAAAAGTGGAAGTAAGAATCTGAACTGTCCCATTGCAAAATCTGATGCCATGACAGCTTGGCGACCCTCCTGGCCACTGATGCCAATTCCCACATCAGCCATTTGGATCATCGAAACATCATTTGCACCTGGTTAGCATCAAATAGAATTTCAAAAACAGGGCCAATATATACATGTGGCATGGGTTTGCTAAGTGATTCAACTAATGAAGAAATCAAGATTATTTAATAAGCTGACAAGAAATTTATCCAAAAAGGGGGAGGGTACTGGAATTCTTTGCTAGCTGAAATTTAGATAACCACCGAAATCTTCATGTGAAATCTTAGTTAGCAGTTCACAAGAAAACAAATGTTGATCTACCATCTACTTATGATTCTGCCCAAAACCATTATGCCATATAGAAAAATAAAGctatcttttttgtttattttcataTTAGGGAACTTCAAGTTTTGATTACCTAACTACAAAATGGGAAGCAAGATATATTGCAGAAATGCTGCTTCGGTTGACTCCAGAACTAGACATATGGAAAAATCCAAAAAGTCCCCTAGTTAATGTACCTTGACTAGTCTGATGACCAACTTTATTATCCCTTCTCTGGTTTAATGGAGTTGTTACTGAGTGAAGAAATATATGATCCACCCAATCAGAGAGGTCACCAAGAGAGAAATATCCCATGGCGACCATCTAACTATGTCATGCGTTTCACCAAACAGGAGTTCATGTTTTGTATGTGTGCCtagagaagggagaaaagaaagtTCCAAATTGATTGGTTGAAAAGTCAATATTTTTTAAACAAGAATGGTTAAATAGGTTGGTGGGATACAATGCAAGGGAGAAGTACAATAAATGGTGGACCATAGATGTGAAGTGGCTAGGAAATTTGAGAAATGGCCATTCTAGATGGCGCCAACATCTACCCAATGGTCAGAACAACCAAATCAACCTTTCATGCAGTTCTACTGTCCCAACTAGGGTAGCTTCTCCACAAAGGCTCAGAGGTTTTATGTTTGGATGCTGGAGGCTTTATACTCTAATCAACAGAGTGTTTCATGCCATGCGAAAGCTGAAGTGGCAAGTCCGAACTGTCCCAATGATAGGAACCTTCTGAATAAGCCACATCTTCAGCTGATTTATCGAGACACCACTATGGTCTACTTATACATAAAAGAGCCATCCAATATTCTTGAATTTTTGTAAATAAACAAGGGTTTAGAAAACCACTCTTTTAACCACATGGCATAGAGCAAAGGGACTCAAAATCGACACTTGGAAAGGGAAATTGCCTGAGAAACATGTGCGCCCGCACTCGCATgcacactcacactcacacaGAGGCCTGCCAAGGGAACATTACTTACCATCTCCAATAGCAAGGGTCATGTCTTCTGTCCTTTTCTTTATGATGGCTACTATTCCAGCTTTTTGCAAGGGGGCCACTCGGCAACAGAGAACCACAGTGCATTTGGTGGCTAATTCGAACAGCTACAGCATCCCAAGAAACCAACTCAGGTCAGCATACAATGCAAccggagaagaaaaagaaaagaaagtacaGTAGAGAACTTGTAGTTTACACAAGCTTACCAGTTGTTCAAGTTCAGTGTCAAGAATATAAACAAGGCTAGTACCATCAATGATCAAAGCAAGAGCGGTTCCACCAGGTTCAACACCTCCTCTAGTATGAGTGTTGGACATTGCCTTTCCGTCTTCTAAGCTCTTTTTACAGGATTGCATAGAGTTACTGTTTATTATGATCTGGTTCATGTCTCTAGTTAGGATCTTACAGGAGTAGCCAATTGATATGGCTGTTTCCTGCTTGTCCCCTGTCAAGACCCACACTTTAATCCCAGCTTGCCTCAGTGATTCTATGGCTTCTGGCACACCTTCTTGCAGCTTATCTTCAATGCCAGAGGCTCCTAATATGTGGAGATTCTTTTCCACATTACATGCAACAGTACGGAGTAACCTTGCTCTACGACTCAATGCAGTATTCGCTTTCTCATAGTCTGAATGCCATTGTTCAAATTCTGGACTGCTCAGTTCCCGCATTGCAACAACCAGAGTTCTCAGACCCAATGACGAGTAGCTGTGGAGATGCTTTTTAGTTGCACCAATCACACCCAAATTTAGAGATCTCTCAATTGCACTAAACATGGAAGTATCTGCACCTTTCACAAATACTTTCATAGTCTTGTCAGGGCAACCAACTATAACTGACATTCTTTTCCGATCACTATCAAACTCATGCATACCCAGAACATCAAACCTGCACTGCCCATGATATGAAGATTtagaataataaataaataaataaacagcTTCAGAAAAATTATAGATCATGTCATGACAAGAGATTCATATACTAAGAGAATATTACAGCCAACACTAAATACTAGACACCCCACCAGAACCAACACCAAAATGCAATACTTATGGTGCCACCATTACACCTTCACAACCAATACTTAGTCACAATAAAAGCAACAAACAGCAACTACTGCTACTGTGACAATGGGACATCACTAGAAACACAGAAACAAGATAACTAAGTACCCcactaaccaaaaaaaaaaaaaaatgataaccAATTTGAAATTACCTTTGCCTTTCTCCTTGAACATCAATGACTATGTAGCCAGAGGTTCGTTCTATGAGCATGAAACCGTATGTGGCAGCAGCATAAACCAATGCCTGCTCATCGGGAGACTCACCCTGATAATCTACTAACTTTAGAGAAGGGTCTGAGGTATCCACAACCAGAGGCACAATTGTATTGCAAGCAGCAAGTGCAAGGAAGAAATCATGAGCATGTTTTCTTTCCTCCATCTTGCTACTTTTTAGAAGCCGTTGGAGCTCTGGGTCAGCCTTCACCGTCATCTTTGGCCTCAAAACCTGTCCATCCTCTGATTTTGgacgaagaaaaagaaatgaaagtttGCACTTAGGTATCCCCTTTAAAAAACAAACAGGCATGAATTAGTTACATAAGAAGATAAATTTCCAGTACCTTCAACAGAATATCCATTTTCCTCGGGGAGAGCAGCTCTCCCACCGCTGTAATCTACTCCTCCTATGCTGGCACACTGAAATTCCATCTTGTTCTCAGTTAGTGTCCCAGTTTTGTCTGAGAAGACATACTTTATCTGTCCTAGATCTTCACTCATATTTAAAGCCCTGCACTGGAACTTTGACTTTGATTTCTCGTCATACATCCTTCTATCTCGAATCATAAAGTAGGCCTGGCCAAGGCGAACTAGCTCCATTGAAATATAGAGTGAGATAGGGATCATGATCTGGAACACAATGACTGACATGAGGAATATGAAGAATATCTGCAATGCCAATCCATTATAATTGTAATTCTTTTCCTTGTAATCCTTATCATTTTCATCAGAGAACTCCAATTTTCGGAAAAAAGGGATGTAATCAAGCTCATCACTGTAGCGATGCAACCAAAACCCAGAACAGACAGAAACCAGTGTGCacaatgaaaaaagaaaggcaGAGAGGTATAAGATCTCCCTATTCATATGGGTCTCCAACCGGCTCCTCTTTGATGGAGCTCCAGAACTGTTGAGCATCACTTTGGTTTCACGGCCAGCATAGACTGCAACACCAATCACCCAAGATGTGTTCTTGATCTCACAACCACGAAGAACAATGTTGGAAGGACCAAGGGACACCCGCTTCTCATCAATCTCCATGTTTCCCAGAAAACCATATATGTTCCTATTGGGACGTTCACACTTGATCTGCCCAAGTACACCTTCCTTCTCAATCATCTTGGAAAGGGTCTCCTGCCTCGCAAACCGAGTCTTCAAATTGGATTCTCCATCCAAATTGATAGTCTGAATATAAGCAACCCCTGTGGGATCACTGGTGGATAGCAATACCATGTCACAGGGAATAGTCTCATTCGAGGAGACCCTGAGGATCTCTCCAACCTTAATGTCCTTCCATCTCTTTTGCTGAAACTGCCCATTTACCAGAACTGATGCCAAACGTTTGTTCTCAATCTTATCAGACCGGTGCCTCCTCCAATCCTCATATGCATCTTTAACAGCCGTAACGAGAAGAACAAAGGCCAGTGGCAAGATTGAAGTTGCTCTACCGAACACGGCCAGCTGAGGGAGCTGATTGAGGACGGCAAGTATAAGGAAATATATGTAGGCAACCCTGTGAAATTGTTCAAACAAGTTTCGGGGTATAAAAGAGAGGACAGAATACTTGCTTGTTCGGATCGAATTTCCTGCTAATTCAAATTTATCGTTTGTCTTCTGCGGATCATTGATGTAGATGAACCTAGCCTCCTCGTCGCTGATCTCCTTCTGAGACGCGCTATACCCCTCGGATTCAGCACCCGTCGACCCATATCGCACAGGCTTGGATCCTGAACGTCCATAGCCATCTATAGAGACAGAATTTCTCTCCCCGACAGAGTTCCTACTGGAGTCCTTGGATAATATAGACAAACTTCGCCAAGAAGACGACTTTGTTACGGTGCCTGGGTTGGTTTGATCATCACCTGGGTTTGGCTGATCCATTGCAGCAAAGGAACTGCAAACTCTAAATTCATAAAGCACCCATGTTCTACCTCCAACTGATACTCAATTCCCTCTACCAATTAGCAACAAGAAAGAGTAGTAACAAAAGCAACAACCCAGAACTCAAAGGGAAAGCAGAACAGAGAAAAGGGATTTTTC is drawn from Telopea speciosissima isolate NSW1024214 ecotype Mountain lineage chromosome 1, Tspe_v1, whole genome shotgun sequence and contains these coding sequences:
- the LOC122649186 gene encoding phospholipid-transporting ATPase 1-like, producing MDQPNPGDDQTNPGTVTKSSSWRSLSILSKDSSRNSVGERNSVSIDGYGRSGSKPVRYGSTGAESEGYSASQKEISDEEARFIYINDPQKTNDKFELAGNSIRTSKYSVLSFIPRNLFEQFHRVAYIYFLILAVLNQLPQLAVFGRATSILPLAFVLLVTAVKDAYEDWRRHRSDKIENKRLASVLVNGQFQQKRWKDIKVGEILRVSSNETIPCDMVLLSTSDPTGVAYIQTINLDGESNLKTRFARQETLSKMIEKEGVLGQIKCERPNRNIYGFLGNMEIDEKRVSLGPSNIVLRGCEIKNTSWVIGVAVYAGRETKVMLNSSGAPSKRSRLETHMNREILYLSAFLFSLCTLVSVCSGFWLHRYSDELDYIPFFRKLEFSDENDKDYKEKNYNYNGLALQIFFIFLMSVIVFQIMIPISLYISMELVRLGQAYFMIRDRRMYDEKSKSKFQCRALNMSEDLGQIKYVFSDKTGTLTENKMEFQCASIGGVDYSGGRAALPEENGYSVEEDGQVLRPKMTVKADPELQRLLKSSKMEERKHAHDFFLALAACNTIVPLVVDTSDPSLKLVDYQGESPDEQALVYAAATYGFMLIERTSGYIVIDVQGERQRFDVLGMHEFDSDRKRMSVIVGCPDKTMKVFVKGADTSMFSAIERSLNLGVIGATKKHLHSYSSLGLRTLVVAMRELSSPEFEQWHSDYEKANTALSRRARLLRTVACNVEKNLHILGASGIEDKLQEGVPEAIESLRQAGIKVWVLTGDKQETAISIGYSCKILTRDMNQIIINSNSMQSCKKSLEDGKAMSNTHTRGGVEPGGTALALIIDGTSLVYILDTELEQLLFELATKCTVVLCCRVAPLQKAGIVAIIKKRTEDMTLAIGDGANDVSMIQMADVGIGISGQEGRQAVMASDFAMGQFRFLLPLLLVHGHWNYQRMGYMILYNFYKNAVYVLVLFWYVLYTAFTLTTAINEWNSVLYSIIYTSLPTIVVGILDKDLGRETLMKYPQLYGPGQREECYNQRLFWLTMMDTVWQSAATFYVPFLAYRHSTLDASSIGDLWIISVVILVNIHLAMDVIRWSWITHAAMWGTILATCICVIIIDAVPGLPGYWAIFLLARTGVFWFCLIASVVAALVPRFVVKVFNQLLSPSDTQIIREAEKFGNTREFLGAEVVMNPIREPSQEMPR